The following is a genomic window from Pseudomonas lurida.
CCGTAACTTCGGGAGAAGGTGCGCCGGTGAGGGTGAAGGACTTGCTCCGTAAGCTCATGCCGGTCGAAGATACCAGGCCGCTGCGACTGTTTATTAAAAACACAGCACTCTGCAAACACGAAAGTGGACGTATAGGGTGTGACGCCTGCCCGGTGCCGGAAGGTTAATTGATGGGGTTAGCTAACGCGAAGCTCTTGATCGAAGCCCCGGTAAACGGCGGCCGTAACTATAACGGTCCTAAGGTAGCGAAATTCCTTGTCGGGTAAGTTCCGACCTGCACGAATGGCGTAACGATGGCGGCGCTGTCTCCACCCGAGACTCAGTGAAATTGAAATCGCTGTGAAGATGCAGTGTATCCGCGGCTAGACGGAAAGACCCCGTGAACCTTTACTATAGCTTTGCACTGGACTTTGAATTTGCTTGTGTAGGATAGGTGGGAGGCTTTGAAGCGTGGACGCCAGTTCGCGTGGAGCCATCCTTGAAATACCACCCTGGCAACTTTGAGGTTCTAACTCAGGTCCGTTATCCGGATCGAGGACAGTGTATGGTGGGTAGTTTGACTGGGGCGGTCTCCTCCTAAAGAGTAACGGAGGAGTACGAAGGTGCGCTCAGACCGGTCGGAAATCGGTCGTAGAGTATAAAGGCAAAAGCGCGCTTGACTGCGAGACAGACACGTCGAGCAGGTACGAAAGTAGGTCTTAGTGATCCGGTGGTTCTGTATGGAAGGGCCATCGCTCAACGGATAAAAGGTACTCCGGGGATAACAGGCTGATACCGCCCAAGAGTTCATATCGACGGCGGTGTTTGGCACCTCGATGTCGGCTCATCACATCCTGGGGCTGAAGCCGGTCCCAAGGGTATGGCTGTTCGCCATTTAAAGTGGTACGCGAGCTGGGTTTAGAACGTCGTGAGACAGTTCGGTCCCTATCTGCCGTGGACGTTTGAGATTTGAGAGGGGCTGCTCCTAGTACGAGAGGACCGGAGTGGACGAACCTCTGGTGTTCCGGTTGTCACGCCAGTGGCATTGCCGGGTAGCTATGTTCGGAATAGATAACCGCTGAAAGCATCTAAGCGGGAAACTAGCCTCAAGATGAGATCTCACTGGAACCTTGAGTTCCCTGAAGGGCCGTCGAAGACTACGACGTTGATAGGTTGGGTGTGTAAGCGCTGTGAGGCGTTGAGCTAACCAATACTAATTGCCCGTGAGGCTTGACCATATAACACCCAAGCAATTTGACTACTCTAACGAGCATCAGATTGCGGTGTGTGAAGACGAAATGAACCGAAAGTTCGAATCTCACAAACACCGAAAGCTATCACATACCCATTTTGCTGAAGCGAGGCCAGCTGGCCACGACTCAGTACCCGAATTTCTTGACGACCATAGAGCATTGGAACCACCTGATCCCATCCCGAACTCAGCAGTGAAACGATGCATCGCCGATGGTAGTGTGGGGTTTCCCCATGTGAGAGTAGGTCATCGTCAAGATTAAATTCCAGAACCCCTGTTTGCTGACGCAAACAGGGGTTTTGTTTTGGGCGGTCGAAAACCCAAAGCAGCCGTCTGGTCCCCAAACAAATTTGCACAGTTATTTCTGAACCAGACCACTAGAATAGGCACCTAACCTTTTTTAGAGTCAGAGCCCTATCTATGCCGGATCCGGTTGATGCCCTTGAGGTGTCGGATTTACCACTGGACGACCTGGTGGCATGCCATGAGTGCGACTTACTGATGCGCAAACCAGTGCTCGCCCTCGGCGAAAAAGCCCAATGCCCTCGTTGCGGTTATGAGCTTTATGCCCACCGTCACAATGTCGTTGAGCGAAGCCTCGCGTTGGTGCTGGCTGCGCTGCTGCTATACATCCCTGCGAACTTTCTGCCCATCATGCAGCTCAATCTACTCGGGCAGTCTTCTGAAGACACCGTGTGGAGCGGTGTCGTAGGCCTTTTCGATACCGGTATGCAGGGCGTCGCCGCCGTTGTCTTTCTATGCAGCATGGGCATTCCATTGCTCAAGCTACTTTGCCAGCTGGCAGTGCTGCTCAGCATCCGCTGGAAGGTTGGCCGCAGTTACGGATTGCTGCTGTACCGCATCTACCATCATATGAAGGATTGGGGGATGTTGGAGGTCTACTTGATGGGCGTGCTGGTTGCGATCGTGAAACTCGCCGACATGGCCTCCATCACCGTCGGCCTGGGCCTGGGTTGTTTCGTCGCCTTGCTGATGGTTCAGGTGCTACTTGAGGTGGTGATGTCGCCCCACCAGATCTGGCAAGCGTTGTCAGGAGAGGATGATCATGCGGGCGATTGATGCGGGCATTCTGATTTGTACCGAATGCCACGAGTTGAACAAGCAAGAGCCGGATACCGACGAGCAGACCTGCACCCGTTGCGGTGCGTTGATCCATGCCCGTCGACCAAACAGCCTCACCCGTACCTGGGCGTTGCTGATCACGGCGGCCATTTTATACATCCCGGCCAACCTTCTACCGATCATGACCATCAACTCCCTTGGCCAGGGTGACCCCAGCACGATCATGGCGGGTGTGATCCAACTGGTGCAGCACGGCATGTTTCCTATTGCCGCAGTCGTATTTATTGCCAGCATCCTGGTGCCGACGTTCAAGCTGGTAGGCATCGGTCTGCTACTGTTCTCGGTGCAGCGTCATCAACCGCTGTCCGCGCAACAACGCATTGTGATGTATCGCTTTATCGAATTCATTGGCCGCTGGTCCATGCTGGACATTTTCGTGATCGCCATCCTGGTGGCGGTTGTAAACTTTGGGCGGCTTGCCAGTGTCGAGGCCAACCTCGGCGCTGCGGCGTTCGCCAGTGTGGTGATCTTGACGATGCTTGCCGCAGTAACTTTTGATCCCCGACTGATTTGGGATAACACGGAGTCGGACGACGACCATGAGTGATTTGCCTAAAGCTAAAACCCGCCCGGCCTCCAACTGGTCGGCTATTTGGGTATTGCCCCTGATTGCCCTGATTATCGGAGGCTGGCTGGGATGGCGTGCCTATTCCCAACAGGGCATCGAGATCCAGGTACGCTTTGAAAGCGGAGAAGGGATCCAAGTCAACAAAACCGAAGTGGTCTACAAAGGCATGCCTGTCGGCAAGGTCAAGACCTTGGCCCTGGACGATGAAGGCAATAATCGCGGGGTGATCGCCACCATCGAGATGGACAAGGACGTCGAGCAATACCTCAAGACCAACACACGCTTCTGGCTGGTCAAACCAAGCGTCAGCCTCGCCGGTATCACAGGCCTGGAAACCCTGGTGTCAGGTAACTACATCGCCGCCAGCCCTGGCGATGGTGAGCCCACGCGCAAATTCAAGGCGCTCTCCGAAGAGCCGCCGCTCTCCGACGCCAAGCCGGGGCTTCACCTGACGATCAAGGCCGACCGTCTTGGCTCGCTGAACCGAGGCAGCCCGGTGTTCTACAAGCAGATCCAGGTGGGCCAGGTCAAAAGCTACCTGCTCTCCGAAGACCAGAGTACCGTTGAGATAAAGGTCTACATCGAACCGACCTACGCCAACCTGGTGCGCAAACACACACGTTTCTGGAATGCCAGCGGCATCAGCATCGACGCCAACCTCTCGGGCGTGAAGGTGCGCAGCGAATCTCTTTCGAGCATCGTCGCTGGCGGCATCGCCTTCGCCACGCCAGAGAACCGCAAGGACAGTCCACCCACTGACCCGAGCCTGCCATTCCGCCTGTACGAAGACTTCGACGCCGCTGCGGCTGGCATCAAGGTCAAGGTCAAGCTCACCGACTTCGAAGGCTTGCAGGCCGGACGTACGCCAGTGATGTACAAGGGTATCCAGGTCGGTAGCCTGAAAACCCTGAAGATCGACTCAGACCTGTCCAGCGCCAACGCAGAGCTGACCCTTGACCCGCTGGCCGAAGATTACCTGGTGCAAGATACCCAGTTCTGGGTGGTCAAGCCTTCCATCTCCCTGGCGGGTATCACCGGGCTTGAGGCGTTGGTCAAAGGTAACTACATTGCCATCCGCCCTGGTGACAAAGGCACCGCCCCACAGCGCGAATTTGTCGCACGGGCAAAAGCGCCGCCGTTGGACCTGCGCTCCCCAGGCCTGCACATGGTGCTGTTCACCGATAACCTCGGCTCCCTGGATGTCGGCAGCCCTATCCTCTACAAGCAGGTCAAGGTCGGCTCGGTGCAGAGCTACCAGTTCTCGCGCAAGAACAAGCAGTTGGTGATCGGCGTCCACATCGAGAAGGAATACGAAAACCTGGTCAACGGCTCCACGCGCTTCTGGAATGCCAGCGGCGTCACCCTGACCGGTGGCCTCACCGGTGGCATCCAGGTGAAGAGTGAATCCCTGGCCAGCTTGATGGCCGGCGGTATCGCCTTCGAAACCCCTGAGCCGAACGTACCGCTGAAAAAACGCATTCCACGCTTCCGCCTGTTTGCCGACCGCGAGGCCGCCAACCAACATGGCACCCTGGTCACCATCAAGGTCGACCGCGCCGACGGCATGCGCACTGGCACACCGGTGCGCTTCAAAGGCCTGGATGTGGGCAAGATCGAAAGTGTTGACCTCAGTGCCGACATGCAGTCGGTAATCCTCAGTGCACGTATCACCCAGGTAGCGGACCGCATTGCGCGCGCCGGCAGCCAGTTCTGGGTGGTCAAGCCAGAGCTGGGCCTGATGAAAACCGCCAATCTGGAAACCCTGGTCACCGGGCAATACATCGAAGTGCAACCCGCCGCGAAAAACGCCGGCCCACAGAAGAGTTTCGTCGCGCTGGACCAGCCTCCTGAAGCCGCCCACCAAGAGGCGGGCCTGAGCCTGACACTCAGCGCCGCACGCCGTGGTTCGCTGAAGGAAGGCGTACCGGTCACCTATCGTGAAGTCACCGTGGGCAAAGTCACCGGCTACGAGTTGGGCCAGACTGCGGACCGCGTGCTGATCCATATCCTGATCGAGCCCAAGTACGCTCCCCTGGTGCGCAGTGGCAGCCGATTCTGGAACACCAGTGGCTTTGGCCTCGACTTCGGCCTGTTCAAAGGTGCTACCGTGCGTACGGAATCGCTGGAGACGTTGGTTGCCGGTGGCATCGCCTTCGCCACGCCAGACGGCGAGCGCATGGGCAATGCCGCTCGACCGCAGCAAACCTTCCCGTTGTTCGACAAGTTCGAAGAAGAATGGCTGACCTGGGCGCCTAAAATCCCACTCGGTAAATAGACCGAGGCGCGGCCATCGCGGGCAAGCCCGCTCCCACATCCGACCGCTTTCCTACAGGAAAAACCCGGTCAACTGTGCGAGTAGGCTTGCTCGCGAAGAGGCCCCCAAAAGCACGCCACTATTCAAAACCATAAAAAAGGCCGCGATCCATAAGATCGCGGCCTTTTTGCGTTTCAGCGCCGTGGCTCAGACTTCATCCAGCTCCGGCTCATCGGCCTGAACATTCATCGTCGCCTTCACCACATCGAGGCGACGGATGTACTTCCAATCCGCCTCATCGATGTAGATGCCATTCGGCCCACTGCCGCCTTCCAGGTCGATTGCTACCTGGGCGGACACCTGTGGTTTCACGCTGGCCAGGATCGGCACGAAGCCCAACTGCAAGCTGGTCTCCAGCAACGCGGCCTGGTTCTTCTCATCGATGTCTGCCGCCTCGTCGAGGTAGTACGGCAAACGCACGCGACCGGCCTGGTCGCGGTCCATCAAGTGCAGCAACAAGTACATGTTGGTCAGTGCCTTGATCGTCATGGTGGTGCCGTTGGATGCAGCACCATCGATGTCGGTATGGATCACTGGCTGGCCATGCACCTTGGTGATTTCGAACGCCAGCTCGAACAAGTCCTTGAGGCCCAACTGGTTATGGTTGGCGGCCACCAGGCGAGCCAGGTATTCCTTGGCTTCTTCGTTCTTGTTGTCCTGCTCGGCGCTCTGGCTCAGGTCGAACACCGACAGGGTTTCGCCTTCTTCATACTGGCCGGCGCTGTGAATGATCTGGTCGATATGCTTGAGCGCTTCTTTGTTCGGCGCCAGCACGATGCGGAAGCTTTGCAGGTTGGAGACCTGACGCTTGTTGATCTCACGGTTGAACAACGCCAACTGGTGCTCAAGGCTGTCGTAGTCGCTGCGAATGTTGCGCAGGGTGCGCGCAATGTCAGTGACGGCCGCTCGGCGTGCCTTGCCCAACGTCAGTGCTTCATCAGTACGGTGTGCATACGCGTTGATCAGCAACTGCAGGCGACGCTCGACATCATCTTCACTGTCGAATTTGGCCACACCCTTGAGGCGCACCTGTGCATACAGTGCTTCGATCTGGCCATCGGCGCGCAGCAAGCCCTGCCAGCTGTCCTGGTAGTCATTGAGCAGTGGCAGCAGGTTGTCCATGGAATCGTCGACCGGGTCCATGAACGGTGTGCCGAACGGCAAGTCCGCCGGCAACAGCTGACGACGACGCAACGCGTCATCCAGCGTACGTTGCTTGGCTTCCATATCGCCGATCTGGCGACCCACCAGTTGCAGCTTGGCCGACAGTTGCTGGACGCGCTCGGTAAAGGCATCACTGGAACGCTTCAACTCATCCTGCGCCGCTTCCATTTGCGCCAGGTTTTCCAGCTTCTCGCCTTCCTCTGCGCTCAGGGTTTGTGCACGGCGGAAGTCTTCGAGGGCCTTCTGCGCGTCGAGTACCTGCTGGTACAGCGCTTCGGTCTGGGTCTTGCTTGCGGCGCGGTCGGAGGCGACAGCTTGCTGGGTTTTCAGCTGCTTGAGTTCTTTTTCCAGGCGTTCTTTCTGGTCGCGCAACGCCGCGCGATCCGCCAGCGCCTGCAATGCCGGGGGTTCGATGTGGGAGATGTCGATGGACAGCCCCGGCACTTCAAAACGCTCGCCCTTGAAGCCGTCGAGGATCTGCTCCAGGGATTTGACCCACTGGCCTTCCTCATCCAGCGTGATGCCATGCTCGCCCAGCGGCAGGCTGAACAACGAGCTGTTGAACAGGCGCATCAGACGCTCGACGTCCTGCTGTGAGAATTCTTCCCGCAGCTTGGCGTAGCTGTTGTTGTCGGCGTGGTCGAGCTGCTGCTTGACCGACTTCAAGCGCTTTTCCAGGTCGCGTAGACGCTCGTCCAAATCCTCGGCGCTGAACTGTCGCGACTGCGCCAGGGCGCCCGCCAATTCATCGTGTGCATCCTTGGCCGCCAGCAGTTGCTGCTCCAGCACCTTGACGTCATCCACCAGGGCAAAGCGATGCTTGAGCACCGACAACTCGCCCAACCAACGCTGGATCCCACTGATTTCCCGCTCCAGGCGCATCAGCTCCTGGGTACCGCCGCGCTGGTCGTTTTGCAGCGCGTCCTGCTCGTTGCGGTAGTGCTCGGCCTGGATGGTCAGCTCTTCCTTGCGCGCACTGGCGTAGTCCGACCAGGTGCCCAGCAGCGAATCCAACAGCGGCGACAGGCGATGCAATTTGCCGCGCAGGATGTCGCGTTGCTTCACGCCATTGGACAGCGCTTCGACCAGCGGGCCGGCGGCGACCAGGGAGTTGTAGTCCTGCTCCATGCGTCGCACATCGCGGAAGGCTTCCTCGCACGCGGCGATGTAATCCACACTGCCGGAACGCAGGCTGTGTTCAAAGGCGTCCAGGAACAATTGCTTGAGCTTGGCGGCCGTGATTTCGCGCATGTGCAGCAGGTTGATAAACAGCGCACGGAAGGTCTTCAGGCTCTGCTCGCTGGTGGAGCGCAGCGGGATCAACGTCAGGTCCAGCGGGATCGACGTGTGGCCGCCTACCAGCAGACGGCGCAGTTCATCCGGCTTGAGTTCGTAGGCTTTCAGGCCTTCGCGCTCCAGGTTGGTGAACAGCTCTTTCTGACGCAGGCAGGTGTCGTTTTTCTGGTAGTGAGCCAGGTCCAGCTTGCCGGCATAGGCGAAGAACTGGTGACCGAACCCGCCGCCGGGGCCGCGCCCGACCACGCCTATCACGTGCGGGCCATGGGGCAGGGCGACTTCCACCAGGATGTAGCTGGTGTCGGTGGCAAAGTAGAAGCGGCGTGACTGCTCCAGGGTGTACTTGCCGAAACTCATGTCCGACATGCGCGCCAGGATCGGGAACTGCAAGGCGTTGATCGACGCGGATTTACCCAGGTTGTTTGCGCCATACACCGACAACGGTTCTTCCAGCGGGAACAAACCCAGGCTGTAGCCGGCGGTGTTCAATAGGGCGAAGCGGCGGATGCCGTAGCGTTCCTTGCTCATGCATCGGTCTCCTGTTCTTCGGCAATGGCGCGGGCCAGTGCGTCTTCTTCGCTTTCATCCGCGAAGTCGCTCAAGTCGAGTGGATCGTCGGTTTTCAGCAATTTCTCATCGCTGTCTTCGTCGATGATCACCGGTGCCGGCAGCGGCAGCACGCTGTGGACGCTGGCCGCAAGATCGCGGTCCTGCTGTACCGACAGGCACACATCGAGGAAGCGGTGCATGGGCGGCAGGAAACGATAGATGCCGTTGTCTTCGCTGGCAAAACCCAGTTGGGTCATACGGCGCATGATTTTTTCTTCGAGCTCTTCCTGGGTCTGCACTTCGGCCTGGATAAACAGGTCGCGGTACTTTTCCAGCAGCGACGGCAGTTCATCACGGCCCAGGCTGCCACCGTCGAGCACGGCGATCGGGTCGCGGCCCTGGTCGGCCAGGTGCTCGACGATGATGAACGTGAACAACGCCAGGCGCTGGGCGGTCTTGTTCACCTGTGCACTGGCGATGGCGGAGTCGGGTACGAAGTAGTAGAAACCGCGCGTATCGCACACCAACTCAAAGCCCAAGGCCTTGAACAGGGTGCGGTACTGGTCCTGGAAGTTCGACAGTTGGGCGTACAGCTCCGGGTCGCGGCGGCTGACGTGGTAACCCTTGAACAGCTCGCGAAAGATCGGCGCCAGCTGGGACAGTTCGGATAGATCAAGATGCATAAGGTGTGCTCGCAGAATTCTCGGCGGCGTCAGGCGTGGCCGGGAGCAGGGCGAATGAGCGCAGGCTGACCTGATGCTCGTGTGTGTGGTAATCGCGGCGTTCCAGGCGTTCGCGCTTGAAGCGTTTTTCGCGAGACAGCCGTGAGAACCAGTACAGCAATTCGTCGGTGGCGCCGTCCGGCTCCTGTTCCAGCAGCCAGGTCATCAGGTCCGGCATCGGCAGGGCGTCTTCGCAGCGTTCGAGCATTTCCTTGACGGTGCGCGGCGCACGCTGGGCATCGCCCTTGTGGGATTTGTGCGCCTTGGGGAAGCGCGCCGGTTTCGGCTCGAAATTCGCCAGGGCGTACACGTACGCCTCTACCTGGCTCGCGCTGCCGAGGAAGGTGCTTTGCGGCCGGGTGAACATCGGCATCGCCGCTTGCGGCACCGCGTCCAGGCCTTTACGCCGTATGGCCGACAGCGCCAGCGCGGCGCCACGGGTGACGGCGTTGTGCCGGCGCGCTTCTTCCCGCAGTGGCAGCAGCAATTCGCGGGCATGACGCAGCGTCAGTTGGGCGCTGGTTTGCATTTCGAGAATGCGTGCGTGGGTCCGCAGCAACATGTCGTCGTCCACCAGGTGACCGAGACGCTGCTGCTCGGTGAGCATGCGCAGCAACACATTTTCCACCTTGCGCACGCCTTGTTCGAAGGCACCGTCGGCGTTCACCAGTTGGATCATCGGTTCGACGTATTCGTCCCAGGTCGCCAGTACCTCGGCGTAACGCTGGCGCAGCGGGATCTGCCGGTCGCTGGTCTTGGCCCGGTCGGCCACGGCGGCGAGGGCCTGTTCGTCGTTGGCAAGTTTTTTCAGCACGTCGCGCACGCGCATGTCGAGCAGGCGCAGTTGACGGGCCAGGTCGTGGCCATCACGGATGTCGAAAGCGTCCTGGATATAACCGGCCAAGCGCTCCAGGTGGCGCAGGTAGGCTTCGATTTCCAGGCACAGGCCAAGCCGGTGCTCCTTGCGAAGATAGGCGAGGAAGTCGTGGATCTGTGCGTTGAGCTCGAAACGGTTCGGGCTCTTGGCGACAGGCACCAGGATATCCAGGCGAATCCACACGTCCAGCAGGCTGGTGATGTCCTGGGGCGTGCTGTCCAGTTGTTGGGCGGCCAGTTGTGCGCGCAGTTCACCCAGGCTCAGGGTGCCTTGGTCGAAGTGTTCGCACAGAGGCTCGAGTAAGGCCCAGTGTTCGGCGAGGGCGCGCAGGACGCGCTTGGGTTCGATCATGGGAATGGCCGGCTGGTTGGCGATTAAAAGTCGCGATTGTACTGCATCGGGCGCGGGATTTATCCACAGCCGGTCAGTGCACAGTGGGCGATTGTTGCCGAACAGCGTTAGAATCCCCGCACTTTAGTTATCCACAAGTGGCCGAGCTGTGCTTATCGAGTCCCGACGTCGCGCTTACTTGACCGCCATGCAGGTGGTCAACTGGCTGCCCCGCACCGAACTGCCGTTTGCCGCGCCATCGCGG
Proteins encoded in this region:
- a CDS encoding paraquat-inducible protein A; translated protein: MPDPVDALEVSDLPLDDLVACHECDLLMRKPVLALGEKAQCPRCGYELYAHRHNVVERSLALVLAALLLYIPANFLPIMQLNLLGQSSEDTVWSGVVGLFDTGMQGVAAVVFLCSMGIPLLKLLCQLAVLLSIRWKVGRSYGLLLYRIYHHMKDWGMLEVYLMGVLVAIVKLADMASITVGLGLGCFVALLMVQVLLEVVMSPHQIWQALSGEDDHAGD
- a CDS encoding paraquat-inducible protein A; its protein translation is MRAIDAGILICTECHELNKQEPDTDEQTCTRCGALIHARRPNSLTRTWALLITAAILYIPANLLPIMTINSLGQGDPSTIMAGVIQLVQHGMFPIAAVVFIASILVPTFKLVGIGLLLFSVQRHQPLSAQQRIVMYRFIEFIGRWSMLDIFVIAILVAVVNFGRLASVEANLGAAAFASVVILTMLAAVTFDPRLIWDNTESDDDHE
- a CDS encoding PqiB family protein, with translation MSDLPKAKTRPASNWSAIWVLPLIALIIGGWLGWRAYSQQGIEIQVRFESGEGIQVNKTEVVYKGMPVGKVKTLALDDEGNNRGVIATIEMDKDVEQYLKTNTRFWLVKPSVSLAGITGLETLVSGNYIAASPGDGEPTRKFKALSEEPPLSDAKPGLHLTIKADRLGSLNRGSPVFYKQIQVGQVKSYLLSEDQSTVEIKVYIEPTYANLVRKHTRFWNASGISIDANLSGVKVRSESLSSIVAGGIAFATPENRKDSPPTDPSLPFRLYEDFDAAAAGIKVKVKLTDFEGLQAGRTPVMYKGIQVGSLKTLKIDSDLSSANAELTLDPLAEDYLVQDTQFWVVKPSISLAGITGLEALVKGNYIAIRPGDKGTAPQREFVARAKAPPLDLRSPGLHMVLFTDNLGSLDVGSPILYKQVKVGSVQSYQFSRKNKQLVIGVHIEKEYENLVNGSTRFWNASGVTLTGGLTGGIQVKSESLASLMAGGIAFETPEPNVPLKKRIPRFRLFADREAANQHGTLVTIKVDRADGMRTGTPVRFKGLDVGKIESVDLSADMQSVILSARITQVADRIARAGSQFWVVKPELGLMKTANLETLVTGQYIEVQPAAKNAGPQKSFVALDQPPEAAHQEAGLSLTLSAARRGSLKEGVPVTYREVTVGKVTGYELGQTADRVLIHILIEPKYAPLVRSGSRFWNTSGFGLDFGLFKGATVRTESLETLVAGGIAFATPDGERMGNAARPQQTFPLFDKFEEEWLTWAPKIPLGK
- the mksF gene encoding Mks condensin complex protein MksF; protein product: MSKERYGIRRFALLNTAGYSLGLFPLEEPLSVYGANNLGKSASINALQFPILARMSDMSFGKYTLEQSRRFYFATDTSYILVEVALPHGPHVIGVVGRGPGGGFGHQFFAYAGKLDLAHYQKNDTCLRQKELFTNLEREGLKAYELKPDELRRLLVGGHTSIPLDLTLIPLRSTSEQSLKTFRALFINLLHMREITAAKLKQLFLDAFEHSLRSGSVDYIAACEEAFRDVRRMEQDYNSLVAAGPLVEALSNGVKQRDILRGKLHRLSPLLDSLLGTWSDYASARKEELTIQAEHYRNEQDALQNDQRGGTQELMRLEREISGIQRWLGELSVLKHRFALVDDVKVLEQQLLAAKDAHDELAGALAQSRQFSAEDLDERLRDLEKRLKSVKQQLDHADNNSYAKLREEFSQQDVERLMRLFNSSLFSLPLGEHGITLDEEGQWVKSLEQILDGFKGERFEVPGLSIDISHIEPPALQALADRAALRDQKERLEKELKQLKTQQAVASDRAASKTQTEALYQQVLDAQKALEDFRRAQTLSAEEGEKLENLAQMEAAQDELKRSSDAFTERVQQLSAKLQLVGRQIGDMEAKQRTLDDALRRRQLLPADLPFGTPFMDPVDDSMDNLLPLLNDYQDSWQGLLRADGQIEALYAQVRLKGVAKFDSEDDVERRLQLLINAYAHRTDEALTLGKARRAAVTDIARTLRNIRSDYDSLEHQLALFNREINKRQVSNLQSFRIVLAPNKEALKHIDQIIHSAGQYEEGETLSVFDLSQSAEQDNKNEEAKEYLARLVAANHNQLGLKDLFELAFEITKVHGQPVIHTDIDGAASNGTTMTIKALTNMYLLLHLMDRDQAGRVRLPYYLDEAADIDEKNQAALLETSLQLGFVPILASVKPQVSAQVAIDLEGGSGPNGIYIDEADWKYIRRLDVVKATMNVQADEPELDEV
- the mksE gene encoding Mks condensin complex protein MksE; translation: MHLDLSELSQLAPIFRELFKGYHVSRRDPELYAQLSNFQDQYRTLFKALGFELVCDTRGFYYFVPDSAIASAQVNKTAQRLALFTFIIVEHLADQGRDPIAVLDGGSLGRDELPSLLEKYRDLFIQAEVQTQEELEEKIMRRMTQLGFASEDNGIYRFLPPMHRFLDVCLSVQQDRDLAASVHSVLPLPAPVIIDEDSDEKLLKTDDPLDLSDFADESEEDALARAIAEEQETDA
- the mksB gene encoding Mks condensin complex protein MksB; translation: MIEPKRVLRALAEHWALLEPLCEHFDQGTLSLGELRAQLAAQQLDSTPQDITSLLDVWIRLDILVPVAKSPNRFELNAQIHDFLAYLRKEHRLGLCLEIEAYLRHLERLAGYIQDAFDIRDGHDLARQLRLLDMRVRDVLKKLANDEQALAAVADRAKTSDRQIPLRQRYAEVLATWDEYVEPMIQLVNADGAFEQGVRKVENVLLRMLTEQQRLGHLVDDDMLLRTHARILEMQTSAQLTLRHARELLLPLREEARRHNAVTRGAALALSAIRRKGLDAVPQAAMPMFTRPQSTFLGSASQVEAYVYALANFEPKPARFPKAHKSHKGDAQRAPRTVKEMLERCEDALPMPDLMTWLLEQEPDGATDELLYWFSRLSREKRFKRERLERRDYHTHEHQVSLRSFALLPATPDAAENSASTPYAS